A stretch of DNA from Streptomyces xanthii:
CATCACGCGCTGGCTGCTGCTCGACGGCCGCCTGAGGGACACGACCCGCGAGGGGGTGCGCGCCGCCTGACATGAAGAGCGGCCGACAGGGGAGGTGTGACTTGCCTCTCAGTCCGGCCGCTCGGGCTCCTGGGGTGGGGACGGCTCTTTACCGAGCGCTTAACCTACGGGAACGTAACCTACGACACCGTAGGTAGATCCGCTCGTTCCGCCCGCTGTATCTCCGTCCCCAGGAGCCCTTCGTGACTGTCATCTCCCCCCGCCTCGGTTCGTCGACCAGCTGGACCGACGCCCGGCTGCTGTACGCCCTGGAGGAAGTGGTCGAGAAGGAGCTCAACCGGCACCTGAAGGTCGCCAAGGACTGGATGCCGCACGAGTACGTGCCCTGGTCGGACGCGCGGAACTTCCCGGGCCTGTTCGAGGACGGCGAGGCCTGGGACAAGGAGCAGTCCAAGGTCACCGAGATCGGCCGCACGGCCCTCGTGGTGAACCTCCTCACCGAGGACAACCTCCCCAGTTACCACCACGAGATCGCCTCGCTCTTCGGCCGTGACGGCGCCTGGGGCACGTGGGTGCACCGCTGGACGGCGGAGGAGGGCCGGCACGGCATCGTGATGCGCGACTACCTGCTCGCCTCGCGCGCCGTGGACCCGGACAAGCTCGAGGCGTTCCGCATGTCGCACATGAGCGAGGGCTTCGAGTCGGACAACCGCCACTCGATGCTGCACTCGGTCGCGTACGTGGCCTTCCAGGAGCTCGCCACCCGCATCTCGCACCGCAACACGGGCCACCAGTCCGGCGACCCGGTCTGCGACCGGATGCTGTCCCGGATCGCGACCGACGAGAACCTGCACATGGTCTTCTACCGGAACCTGCTGAAGGCCGCCTTCGAGCTCGCCCCCGACCTGACCATGCAGGCCGTGCGGGACGTGGTCGTCGACTTCCGCATGCCCGGCCACGGCATCCCCGGCTTCGAGCGCGCCGCCGCGCAGATGGCCATCGGCGAGGTCTACAACCTGCGCATCCACCACGACGACGTGCTGCAGCCCGTGCTCCGCTTCCTGAAGATCATGGAGATCGACGGCCTGGGCCCGGAGGGTCTCAAGGCGCAGGAGGAGCTGGGTCTGTTCATGAACGGCCTGGACTCCGAGGCCGCCAAGTTCGACGAGAAGCTGGCCGCCCGCAAGGCCCGGATGGCGGCGCGCGCCGCCGCCAAGTGAGCCGACCGGCGCACGGGCTCCAGGAGCCCTAGGAGGAGCGCCTGATCTCGTGGCGCTCCTTCTCGGACAGTCCGCCCCAGACGCCGAAGCGTTCGTCGTGCTTCAGGGCGTACTCGAGGCAGGCCGGCCTGATCTCGCACATCCGGCAGATCATCTTGGCCTCGCGGACCGAGCTTCCGGGTTCGGGAAAGAAGAAGTCCCCGCCGGT
This window harbors:
- a CDS encoding WhiB family transcriptional regulator, yielding MHANTTLTPAGPTWRDQALCAQTGGDFFFPEPGSSVREAKMICRMCEIRPACLEYALKHDERFGVWGGLSEKERHEIRRSS
- a CDS encoding acyl-ACP desaturase, which gives rise to MTVISPRLGSSTSWTDARLLYALEEVVEKELNRHLKVAKDWMPHEYVPWSDARNFPGLFEDGEAWDKEQSKVTEIGRTALVVNLLTEDNLPSYHHEIASLFGRDGAWGTWVHRWTAEEGRHGIVMRDYLLASRAVDPDKLEAFRMSHMSEGFESDNRHSMLHSVAYVAFQELATRISHRNTGHQSGDPVCDRMLSRIATDENLHMVFYRNLLKAAFELAPDLTMQAVRDVVVDFRMPGHGIPGFERAAAQMAIGEVYNLRIHHDDVLQPVLRFLKIMEIDGLGPEGLKAQEELGLFMNGLDSEAAKFDEKLAARKARMAARAAAK